In Pseudobdellovibrionaceae bacterium, the following proteins share a genomic window:
- a CDS encoding tRNA-dihydrouridine synthase family protein produces MNSDVRPLPLEGSAHFPVVLAPMVGLSHIGLRLLVRHYWPQDGKAFFPTEMLNSRRLPNEKVGATPETFRSDEEVDLCPQILGNEPGPIAKSIEVLEDWGAVAVDINMGCPVQKALRHNYGVALMGDVDYAGRVTEMATKVARVPVSVKLRAGHQNDLEFLAKFVQRLEEAGAAWLTMHPRTAEQKRRGQADWSQIKFVRDQVKVPVIGNGDVQTAGDVQRMLTETTCDAVMVGRALTARPWLVWQVGEDLGFDPPAAMVGRRAPRTPLEEGREMGEALKLLTQIMAEYFPENLGIRKLMFYIRTCNPWLVFGQHLFALCSRAKTYPQFLEAIDIFFSQEQAMMEKTDLR; encoded by the coding sequence ATGAATTCTGATGTTCGTCCGCTGCCCCTGGAGGGCAGCGCCCATTTTCCCGTGGTCCTGGCTCCTATGGTGGGTTTGTCCCACATCGGTCTGAGGCTCTTGGTCAGGCACTACTGGCCGCAAGATGGGAAAGCTTTTTTCCCCACCGAAATGCTCAACAGCCGTCGCCTGCCCAATGAAAAGGTGGGGGCCACTCCCGAGACCTTTCGTTCCGACGAAGAAGTCGATCTTTGCCCTCAGATTTTAGGAAACGAACCAGGCCCTATTGCCAAATCGATTGAAGTGCTTGAGGACTGGGGAGCCGTGGCCGTCGATATCAACATGGGTTGCCCCGTCCAAAAGGCCCTGCGCCACAACTATGGAGTGGCCTTGATGGGTGATGTGGACTACGCGGGTCGGGTCACGGAAATGGCCACCAAAGTGGCTCGGGTTCCGGTGAGTGTGAAACTTAGAGCTGGACACCAGAATGATTTGGAATTCCTAGCCAAGTTTGTTCAACGCCTGGAAGAAGCTGGGGCAGCCTGGTTGACCATGCACCCGCGAACGGCTGAACAAAAACGGCGAGGACAGGCCGATTGGAGCCAGATCAAATTTGTCCGCGATCAGGTGAAGGTTCCGGTGATCGGCAATGGTGATGTGCAAACAGCAGGTGATGTTCAGAGGATGCTCACAGAAACCACCTGTGACGCCGTGATGGTGGGAAGGGCTTTGACTGCTCGCCCGTGGCTGGTTTGGCAAGTCGGAGAGGACTTGGGTTTTGATCCGCCGGCGGCAATGGTTGGCCGCCGAGCGCCCCGCACTCCACTGGAAGAGGGGCGGGAAATGGGTGAAGCCCTTAAGCTCCTCACACAAATCATGGCCGAGTACTTCCCGGAAAACTTGGGGATACGAAAACTGATGTTTTACATTCGCACCTGCAACCCTTGGTTGGTCTTTGGTCAACACTTGTTTGCCCTTTGCAGTCGCGCAAAGACCTACCCCCAGTTTCTTGAGGCCATCGATATCTTCTTTTCTCAGGAGCAGGCGATGATGGAGAAAACCGATCTAAGATAG
- the proB gene encoding glutamate 5-kinase, with amino-acid sequence MEKVVLKLGTGVLTDQDGTLAASRLARILDEVIPYLPTDDQLILVSSGAVGLGRVRLGLEGILSLHEKQMCASVGQAVLMQYYNMILSKYDCTAGQVLLTSGDLANAHRRQNLLSTFKEMEKHPIIPVINENDTISTEELELQNDHSFGDNDRLSSLIAVELKAKVLIMLTDIAGIFQDRKSYEKGECIHQVVDLSFLDRIETWSGSAQGRGGAMSKIQAARATVEAGTACWITSGIVEDQLANGIQRIMRHEVPETGTLVSGGLEGWKR; translated from the coding sequence ATGGAAAAAGTGGTCCTAAAACTGGGTACTGGGGTCCTGACGGACCAGGATGGAACTTTGGCGGCAAGTCGACTGGCGAGAATCCTTGATGAAGTGATTCCTTACTTGCCTACGGACGATCAGTTGATTCTGGTGTCCTCGGGAGCCGTTGGCCTTGGTCGGGTCAGACTGGGACTGGAGGGGATCTTGTCCCTCCATGAAAAGCAGATGTGTGCTTCGGTGGGGCAGGCGGTGCTCATGCAGTATTACAACATGATCCTGTCTAAGTACGATTGCACTGCGGGACAGGTGCTGTTGACTTCGGGAGACTTGGCAAACGCTCATCGACGGCAAAACCTCCTGTCGACCTTTAAGGAAATGGAAAAGCATCCCATTATCCCTGTGATCAATGAAAATGACACGATCTCCACTGAGGAATTGGAGCTGCAAAATGACCATTCCTTTGGTGATAACGACCGGCTATCCTCGCTCATCGCTGTGGAGTTGAAGGCCAAGGTCCTCATCATGCTCACCGACATCGCCGGGATTTTTCAGGATCGTAAAAGCTATGAAAAGGGTGAGTGCATCCACCAAGTGGTGGACTTGTCGTTTCTAGACCGAATTGAAACCTGGAGCGGATCGGCTCAAGGGCGGGGAGGAGCCATGAGCAAAATCCAGGCCGCCCGCGCGACGGTCGAAGCAGGAACAGCCTGTTGGATCACCTCAGGCATCGTCGAGGACCAATTGGCGAATGGCATTCAGCGCATCATGCGCCATGAAGTCCCCGAAACAGGAACCCTGGTGAGCGGAGGCCTGGAGGGATGGAAACGCTAA
- a CDS encoding HDOD domain-containing protein has protein sequence MSKPMGAAPKLSHEYLLSKLDELPTLPTIVYELSQVISDPMSSTSDVEKIMENDVSLTTKVLKLVNSAYYAIPGGVSNLGRAIAYIGFDTVHQLVLSASIINALDVKGPSEFDMNQFWTHSVGVGIASETIAKAAGHATPADLFTCGLVHDMGKVALFTIDREAMIKIVHKANEEQTSYNEAEKALGIPEHTEIGKMLAEKWRLPGQIQAVANYHHQDNNMKRGGISADLNQVVDIVFLANLLTHALKFGNSGHHKINGVNPEVMKRLTIDPQTGFKKLLVELKASLERAADFVRVIGGA, from the coding sequence GTGAGCAAGCCTATGGGTGCGGCACCAAAACTCAGCCATGAATATCTGCTCAGTAAGTTGGACGAACTGCCAACTCTCCCCACTATTGTCTACGAACTCAGCCAGGTGATCAGCGACCCCATGTCTTCCACCTCAGATGTCGAAAAGATCATGGAAAATGACGTGAGCTTGACGACCAAGGTTTTAAAGCTGGTCAACTCAGCCTATTACGCCATCCCAGGTGGCGTGAGCAATCTCGGCCGAGCCATTGCCTACATTGGTTTTGATACGGTTCACCAATTGGTTCTCTCGGCATCCATCATCAATGCTTTAGATGTTAAAGGCCCAAGTGAGTTTGATATGAACCAGTTCTGGACTCACTCGGTGGGAGTTGGAATCGCTTCTGAGACCATCGCCAAAGCTGCTGGTCACGCCACACCGGCTGACTTGTTTACTTGTGGGCTGGTTCATGACATGGGAAAGGTGGCTCTGTTTACCATCGACCGTGAAGCGATGATCAAGATTGTTCACAAGGCCAATGAGGAGCAGACCTCTTACAATGAAGCCGAAAAAGCCCTTGGTATTCCCGAACACACCGAAATTGGCAAAATGTTGGCTGAAAAATGGCGTCTCCCGGGACAGATTCAGGCCGTGGCCAATTACCATCACCAAGACAACAACATGAAGCGCGGAGGCATTTCCGCTGATTTGAATCAGGTGGTGGACATCGTATTTTTGGCCAACCTCCTCACTCACGCTTTAAAATTTGGCAACTCCGGTCACCATAAAATTAACGGGGTCAATCCGGAAGTGATGAAGCGATTGACCATTGATCCGCAAACCGGATTTAAAAAACTATTGGTTGAACTTAAGGCTAGTCTGGAACGGGCTGCCGATTTTGTTCGCGTCATCGGCGGGGCCTAA
- the purE gene encoding 5-(carboxyamino)imidazole ribonucleotide mutase, translating into MSSAKPRVAIIMGSDSDLPKMELAETILSDFKIPYEIKIVSAHRTPRFMQTWATKAKSRGIQVIIAGAGGAAHLPGMVASLTPLPVIGVPILVGKLDGLDALLSIAQMPKGVPVATMAVDNSFNAGLLAARILGLQDKRIAKKLIDFEANQRKKVGRANGRLKKRSSQPSASK; encoded by the coding sequence ATGAGTTCAGCCAAACCACGCGTGGCCATCATAATGGGGAGCGACTCGGACCTGCCAAAAATGGAGCTGGCTGAAACAATATTGTCAGATTTCAAAATTCCCTACGAAATTAAAATTGTGTCTGCTCATCGCACGCCGCGCTTTATGCAAACCTGGGCAACCAAGGCCAAATCACGGGGCATCCAGGTCATCATTGCCGGGGCTGGTGGTGCCGCCCATTTGCCAGGCATGGTGGCCTCACTCACCCCTCTCCCTGTCATTGGCGTCCCCATTCTGGTTGGAAAACTGGATGGACTCGATGCACTCTTGTCGATTGCACAAATGCCAAAGGGCGTTCCTGTGGCCACCATGGCAGTGGACAATTCATTTAACGCTGGTCTACTGGCTGCGCGCATTCTGGGCCTGCAAGACAAGCGCATCGCAAAAAAGCTTATCGATTTCGAAGCCAATCAAAGAAAGAAAGTGGGCAGAGCCAACGGCCGGCTAAAAAAAAGATCCTCTCAGCCCAGCGCCTCAAAGTGA
- a CDS encoding 5-(carboxyamino)imidazole ribonucleotide synthase, which translates to MSQQFSKMKVGILGGGQLARMLIQQGQRLGLRMHVLCPGEEDPAALVTRHWHQGSPTKESDLRRFFAQVDVVTFESEFLDALQLQQVAEGTGTPLFPRPELMGKLQDRLIQKQLLEKYKITTSPFMEVSNRNQLDEALQKFPKGLVLKKRRFGYDGYGTFIVRNRQNASKVEGLLSEVKDGFIAESFVTFRRELALMAVRSINGEVSFLPLVESQQKDNRCFWVKGPLRHRSLGAITKKIKTLLGEIDYVGAIGFEFFDTAQGLVVNEVAPRVHNSGHYSLDALNSDQFTLHIKALLGMKLGTVELRKPGFAMLNLLGEMGGPPTWNLPPNLNLHWYGKSDNRPGRKMGHLTALGSGPQTALARLLKAKKEFHL; encoded by the coding sequence ATGAGTCAACAATTCTCAAAAATGAAGGTCGGGATTTTAGGTGGCGGCCAGCTGGCGCGAATGCTCATTCAACAGGGACAACGCCTGGGCCTGCGAATGCACGTCTTGTGTCCTGGAGAAGAGGACCCGGCCGCCCTGGTGACTCGCCATTGGCACCAAGGAAGTCCGACCAAGGAGTCCGACCTGAGACGGTTTTTTGCTCAAGTTGATGTGGTCACCTTTGAAAGTGAGTTCCTGGATGCTTTACAGCTCCAACAGGTAGCCGAGGGAACAGGAACGCCCCTTTTTCCCCGACCGGAATTGATGGGAAAACTCCAAGATAGATTGATCCAAAAGCAGCTCCTAGAGAAATACAAAATTACCACCTCTCCGTTTATGGAGGTCTCTAATCGCAACCAACTGGATGAGGCTTTGCAAAAATTCCCGAAAGGTCTGGTGTTGAAAAAGCGCCGCTTTGGTTATGATGGCTACGGCACTTTTATTGTTCGCAATCGGCAAAATGCGAGTAAGGTCGAAGGGCTCCTGAGTGAAGTTAAGGACGGCTTTATCGCCGAATCATTTGTGACCTTTCGCCGAGAATTGGCACTGATGGCCGTTCGCTCAATCAATGGTGAGGTCTCATTTTTGCCACTAGTGGAAAGCCAACAAAAGGATAATCGCTGTTTTTGGGTAAAAGGCCCTCTGCGCCACCGCTCCCTGGGTGCCATCACGAAGAAGATTAAGACTTTGCTTGGCGAAATTGACTACGTAGGTGCGATTGGTTTTGAGTTCTTTGATACCGCTCAAGGCTTGGTGGTCAATGAAGTGGCGCCCCGGGTGCATAACAGCGGCCATTACTCATTGGATGCTCTCAATTCTGACCAGTTTACCCTGCATATTAAAGCCCTATTGGGTATGAAGTTAGGTACGGTGGAATTGCGCAAGCCGGGCTTTGCCATGCTCAACCTCTTGGGAGAAATGGGGGGCCCTCCAACATGGAACCTTCCTCCCAACCTGAATCTGCACTGGTATGGAAAAAGTGACAATCGACCGGGACGTAAAATGGGTCACCTCACCGCATTAGGAAGTGGGCCTCAGACGGCCCTAGCCCGCTTGTTAAAAGCCAAGAAGGAGTTTCATCTATGA
- a CDS encoding HAMP domain-containing histidine kinase: MSRLSEANHLKLHTMLSEEAILGILVFTADGRHCLYVNKLGRELLEIPNGTDLDQIEVSSLFPAKVRPEFRALNQDLLGNEGLYQDVVICKQNTTTFIANLGVKKIHLEGTECVTLMFQDITVQKKLQRDITAKQIEIKAAFEELLNQNKQLKELDLAKDRFIALTTHELRTPLSAMVASAEILQLGLFDTDEERTEFIGMIYEQGQHLVALVNDILDFAKIQAGKMDLFVSHSDLSALAAGLTENFEGMAEGSNIQIAYKPEDNGSCECYFDELRIKQVFSNIVTNAIKYNREGGQVEIWTDGSDPDFVKLFVKDTGKGIAQDELDKVFNEFETLGKVALHHKGTGLGMPITKRLMEAMGGTIKVTSEIGVGSTFWIEIPRAQVLDMELYRDRPKEADDLAA, translated from the coding sequence ATGTCAAGATTATCGGAAGCTAACCATCTTAAGCTCCACACCATGCTGTCTGAAGAGGCTATTTTGGGGATTCTAGTGTTCACCGCCGATGGTCGCCATTGCCTTTATGTGAACAAACTGGGACGAGAACTGTTGGAAATCCCCAACGGCACGGATCTGGACCAAATTGAGGTCTCAAGCCTTTTTCCCGCCAAGGTGCGCCCCGAGTTCAGGGCCCTCAACCAGGATCTACTGGGCAACGAGGGGCTCTATCAGGATGTGGTCATCTGCAAACAAAACACCACCACCTTTATAGCCAATTTGGGTGTTAAGAAGATCCATCTGGAAGGCACGGAGTGTGTCACTCTGATGTTCCAAGATATCACTGTGCAGAAGAAGCTTCAGAGGGACATCACGGCCAAGCAGATCGAAATCAAGGCCGCCTTTGAGGAACTCCTCAATCAGAACAAGCAGCTTAAAGAACTGGATCTGGCTAAGGATCGCTTTATTGCGTTGACCACTCACGAACTTCGCACTCCCCTGTCGGCCATGGTGGCTTCGGCTGAAATTCTCCAATTGGGGCTGTTTGACACAGATGAAGAACGGACCGAGTTCATTGGCATGATTTACGAGCAGGGCCAGCATCTGGTGGCTTTGGTGAATGACATTCTTGATTTTGCCAAAATTCAGGCTGGCAAAATGGATCTTTTTGTCAGTCACAGCGATCTCTCAGCCTTGGCAGCCGGCCTCACGGAAAACTTCGAAGGCATGGCCGAGGGCTCTAACATCCAGATCGCCTATAAGCCAGAGGATAATGGAAGCTGTGAATGCTATTTTGATGAGTTAAGAATCAAACAGGTTTTCTCCAATATTGTCACCAACGCCATCAAGTACAACCGCGAGGGTGGACAAGTGGAAATCTGGACCGATGGATCCGATCCCGATTTCGTCAAATTGTTCGTTAAAGACACGGGCAAAGGCATTGCCCAAGACGAGCTGGACAAAGTCTTTAACGAATTTGAAACTCTCGGCAAGGTGGCTCTCCATCACAAAGGCACCGGTTTGGGAATGCCCATTACCAAACGCCTAATGGAGGCCATGGGTGGTACCATCAAAGTGACGAGTGAAATCGGCGTGGGCTCGACCTTTTGGATTGAAATTCCAAGGGCTCAGGTTCTGGATATGGAACTCTACCGGGACCGCCCAAAAGAAGCCGATGATTTGGCCGCCTAA
- a CDS encoding glutamate-5-semialdehyde dehydrogenase: METLIKQVRQASLKLATLTTAEKNQALQVYAEVLSEKTNDLLLENQRDLDEQKGKISPSLYQRLALSKDKIDQLIDGLEDLKNLGDPVGRMTLRRELDKGLVLERVSTPIGVIGIIFESRPDAAIQISSLLLKSGNGGLLKGGKEALHSIRAIDAVLQEVTRRCPFLPEGWIAFVESREDVGKMLAYDQDIDLIIPRGSNELVQTVMNGTKIPVLGHADGICHIYVDEDCDLDQAIEIIIDAKTQYPSACNAVETLLIHETQFSEVQKRLTDQCPQLELLSAPESWSIEYGDLRLAVKSVRNMAEAVDHINTFGSHHTEAILTSNQSRAEEFLHEVDSSSVFVNCSTRFADGFRYGFGAEVGISTNKTHARGPVGLEGLVIYKYLLRGQGQVVASYSGSEARPFTHRNLS; this comes from the coding sequence ATGGAAACGCTAATCAAACAGGTCCGTCAGGCCAGCCTCAAGCTGGCAACATTGACGACAGCGGAAAAGAATCAGGCCCTGCAGGTCTATGCCGAGGTGTTGTCTGAAAAGACCAATGATTTGCTTCTGGAAAATCAGAGGGACCTAGATGAGCAAAAGGGCAAGATCTCCCCGAGTCTTTACCAGCGCCTTGCCCTCTCAAAGGACAAAATCGACCAGCTCATTGATGGTCTAGAGGACCTCAAAAATCTTGGTGATCCTGTGGGGCGGATGACGCTTCGTCGTGAGTTGGACAAGGGGTTGGTGCTCGAAAGGGTCTCAACGCCGATTGGGGTCATTGGTATTATCTTCGAGTCACGTCCAGATGCGGCCATTCAAATAAGTTCTCTCCTTCTCAAAAGCGGTAACGGTGGATTACTGAAAGGGGGGAAAGAAGCTCTTCATTCCATTCGCGCCATTGATGCCGTTCTTCAGGAAGTCACTCGGCGGTGCCCCTTTCTTCCCGAAGGGTGGATTGCCTTTGTGGAATCCCGTGAAGATGTGGGTAAGATGCTCGCCTACGATCAGGATATTGATCTTATCATCCCAAGGGGCTCCAACGAACTGGTACAGACTGTGATGAATGGAACCAAGATACCAGTCCTGGGGCACGCCGATGGGATTTGCCATATCTATGTGGATGAGGACTGTGATCTGGATCAGGCGATAGAGATTATTATCGATGCCAAAACCCAGTATCCATCGGCCTGTAATGCCGTTGAGACCTTGTTGATCCATGAGACACAGTTTTCAGAAGTGCAAAAGAGGTTGACGGATCAGTGTCCACAACTTGAACTCCTTTCAGCGCCAGAGAGTTGGTCGATTGAATATGGGGACTTGCGTTTGGCTGTAAAGTCGGTGCGAAATATGGCCGAGGCCGTTGATCACATCAACACCTTTGGCTCCCACCACACCGAGGCTATTTTGACTAGTAACCAAAGTCGGGCGGAAGAGTTTTTGCATGAAGTGGACTCTTCGAGCGTTTTTGTTAATTGCTCGACCCGATTTGCCGATGGTTTTCGCTACGGATTTGGTGCCGAAGTGGGGATTAGTACAAACAAAACCCACGCCCGGGGGCCCGTTGGCCTGGAAGGTCTGGTGATTTACAAATACCTCCTGCGCGGTCAAGGGCAAGTGGTGGCCAGCTATTCGGGCTCAGAGGCCCGGCCTTTTACTCATCGCAATTTGTCATAG
- a CDS encoding response regulator — protein sequence MSEAQEQKETILIAEDSPPNRKILSHLLKKLDYNVIECVDGEEAWEHYLKEGTVDGLVAILSDIMMPNMDGLGLLKHVREESQYKDVPFVLITAVSDKDYIIQAKSLNVNGYILKPVTFQRVTSKLKELFPAKVFPKLAG from the coding sequence ATGTCTGAAGCCCAAGAGCAAAAAGAAACCATCCTCATTGCTGAAGATTCTCCACCTAACCGAAAGATTCTCAGTCACTTGCTCAAAAAACTCGACTACAACGTCATTGAGTGTGTTGACGGTGAAGAGGCCTGGGAACACTATCTGAAAGAGGGCACTGTAGATGGTCTGGTTGCAATCCTTTCGGACATCATGATGCCGAACATGGATGGGCTGGGGCTTCTGAAGCACGTTCGCGAGGAGAGCCAATACAAAGACGTACCCTTTGTCCTGATCACAGCGGTTTCTGACAAGGACTATATCATTCAAGCCAAATCTCTTAATGTGAATGGCTACATCCTTAAACCTGTCACTTTTCAGCGTGTCACGTCGAAACTCAAAGAATTGTTTCCAGCTAAAGTCTTTCCGAAACTAGCTGGTTAG